A part of Fusarium graminearum PH-1 chromosome 3, whole genome shotgun sequence genomic DNA contains:
- a CDS encoding aldehyde dehydrogenase, protein MAHTDVTEVDHTPTEHCEERNETGKPSKDLSASMAHIQIRQSSAEKHGWDEPVPESAPAVSFGHNLERNQESKMAGFPAGVVNIVNGCGAEAGSAITAHPGIDKIAFTGSTITGKTIMKKASETLKSVTLETGGKSPLIVFDDADFEQAVKWSNCGIMGLGNMGQICTATSRIFVQDTIYEKFLEAFHEQVKSSTVIGDPFDENTTHGPQVSKAQYEKILSLIESGKSEGAGLLTGGARSGDKGFYIQPTVFRDVKPNMKIVREEIFGPCFVIAPFSTEADAIERANDTEYGLGAAIFTENLRKAHRVAAGVQAGTVWIDSSQDTHWGVPFGGYKKSGIGRELGSYALSAYTQVKAVHATSQLYG, encoded by the exons ATGGCGCATACGGATGTGACAGAAGTAGATCATACCCCAACCGAACATTGCGAGGAGCGCAACGAGACTGGAAAGCCATCCAAAGACCTGAGCGCCAGTATGGCTCACATTCAGATAAGACAGAGCTCCGCCGAGAAGCATGGTTGGGATGAGCCCGTACCAGAGTCTGCCCCAGCTGTCAGCTTTGGTCATAACCTAGAAAGAAACCAAG AAAGCAAGATGGCTGGCTTCCCCGCCGGTGTCGTCAACATCGTTAACGGTTGCGGAGCCGAGGCTGGATCAGCCATTACTGCCCACCCCGGTATCGATAAGATTGCCTTCACTGGCTCAACAATCACCGGAAAGACTATTATGAAAAAGGCTTCAGAGACCCTCAAGAGCGTCACTCTCGAGACCGGAGGCAAGAGCCCTCTCATTGTCTTCGACGATGCTGATTTCGAGCAAGCGGTCAAGTGGTCTAACTGTGGCATCATGG GTTTAGGCAACATGGGACAAATCTGCACAGCCACATCCCGTATCTTTGTGCAAGATACCATCTACGAGAAGTTCCTCGAGGCTTTCCACGAGCAAGTCAAGTCTTCCACCGTTATCGGTGATCCTTTCGATGAGAACACCACACACGGTCCTCAGGTTTCGAAGGCACAATACGAGAAGATCCTGTCACTTATTGAGTCAGGAAAGTCAGAAGGAGCCGGTCTCCTGACTGGTGGTGCCCGTTCTGGAGACAAGGGTTTCTACATCCAGCCCACTGTCTTCCGTGATGTCAAGCCAAACATGAAGATTGTTCGGGAGGAGATCTTCGGACCTTGTTTCGTTATTGCGCCTTTTTCAACAGAGGCCGATGCAATTGAGCGTGCCAATGATACTGAATATGGCCTGGGTGCTGCCATCTTCACTGAGAACCTTCGCAAGGCTCACCGTGTCGCCGCTGGCGTTCAGGCTGGAACCGTTTGG ATCGACAGCTCTCAGGACACCCACTGGGGTGTTCCTTTCGGAGGCTACAAGAAGTCTGGTATCGGCCGTGAGCTTGGATCCTACGCTTTGTCTGCATACACCcaggtcaaggctgtccaTG CTACGTCCCAGCTGTATGGGTAG